A section of the Clostridia bacterium genome encodes:
- a CDS encoding RluA family pseudouridine synthase: MKKYNVYEIEKQHDGVKLGDYLREHLMMSRNGLIKVKKSGSLKVNGLNVHTDIILKAGDKVEFELTDQNSENILPEFMELAIIYEDEYMIVINKEAGIPTHPSKNHYMGTLANGLMYHLMEEGRDITIRPVNRLDKNTSGLVLFAKSSHIQHLMSLESYKHKISKEYLAIAQGRVEADSGTVDAPIAKEREHSVIRTVREDGARAVTHYHVLERYEDYTLLSIFLETGRTHQIRVHMAYIGHPLLGDDLYGGGQEKIKRHALHAYNIKMLHPILHSNLNLTAELPEDMLQCLLIQQL, encoded by the coding sequence TTGAAAAAATACAATGTGTATGAAATAGAAAAACAGCATGATGGTGTGAAGCTAGGGGATTATCTGCGGGAACACCTGATGATGTCAAGGAACGGGCTGATAAAAGTGAAGAAATCCGGTTCATTGAAGGTGAATGGGCTTAATGTACATACTGATATTATACTAAAAGCCGGGGACAAAGTTGAGTTTGAGCTTACCGACCAGAACTCCGAGAACATTCTTCCTGAATTTATGGAACTGGCTATAATATATGAAGATGAGTATATGATTGTAATTAACAAAGAAGCGGGTATCCCAACCCACCCGTCTAAGAATCATTATATGGGTACGTTGGCAAACGGTCTCATGTATCACTTGATGGAGGAGGGAAGGGATATAACCATAAGACCTGTAAACAGACTTGACAAGAACACCTCGGGACTTGTTTTATTTGCTAAGAGCTCCCACATACAGCATCTTATGTCTTTGGAAAGCTATAAGCACAAAATATCAAAAGAATACCTGGCCATTGCACAAGGCAGAGTTGAAGCTGACTCAGGCACTGTCGACGCACCTATAGCAAAGGAACGAGAGCATTCTGTAATAAGGACGGTAAGAGAAGATGGAGCCAGAGCAGTTACGCATTACCATGTACTTGAACGATATGAGGACTACACTCTGCTCAGCATATTCCTGGAGACAGGCCGAACTCATCAGATAAGGGTGCATATGGCTTATATAGGCCATCCACTGCTTGGAGATGACCTGTATGGCGGCGGTCAAGAAAAAATAAAAAGGCATGCATTGCATGCCTATAACATCAAAATGCTTCATCCAATTTTACATAGTAATCTTAACCTTACTGCTGAACTTCCAGAAGACATGCTTCAGTGCTTATTAATACAACAATTATAA
- a CDS encoding CBS domain-containing protein, with amino-acid sequence MKVKQIMTTNVSTVASNDTVTKAASIMGQLDIGSVPVIDNNKVVGIVTDRDIILRGVAKGEGANQKISEVMTTNVKFATPEMDVHTVADIMAENQVRRLPVVENDKLVGIVAIGDLAVENIFENEAGEALHTISMGVRH; translated from the coding sequence GTGAAGGTTAAGCAGATTATGACCACAAACGTCAGTACAGTAGCATCAAATGATACAGTCACAAAGGCAGCTTCGATTATGGGGCAGCTGGATATTGGCTCTGTACCGGTAATTGACAACAACAAAGTTGTAGGTATTGTTACCGATAGAGATATAATTCTCAGAGGAGTTGCAAAAGGTGAAGGTGCCAATCAGAAGATTTCTGAAGTAATGACTACCAACGTCAAATTCGCTACTCCTGAGATGGATGTTCACACTGTCGCCGACATCATGGCAGAGAACCAAGTGAGAAGACTGCCGGTTGTAGAAAATGATAAACTCGTTGGCATCGTTGCAATAGGCGACCTGGCTGTAGAAAACATATTTGAGAACGAAGCAGGCGAAGCACTCCATACTATTTCAATGGGTGTAAGACATTAA
- a CDS encoding DUF421 domain-containing protein, which translates to MLIAFVRTLILYILIVIVLRLLGKRQIGQLQPSELVVALIIADLAAVPMANVGIPLISGIIPIITLFIMEELLSYISMKSERARGIICGKPSILIERGVILEKELRRIRYNINDLLEQMRLKNFPNLEDIDYAILETSGQLSVIPKPEVKPATIKDLNIKPTAQNLPVTIIIDGRVISDNLYKVGLSNDWLSNELKTNKIKSAKDVFFAYLNPESKLVYQLNGNLQKRK; encoded by the coding sequence TTGCTTATCGCATTCGTAAGAACACTAATTCTTTATATCTTAATTGTAATTGTACTAAGGCTGTTAGGAAAAAGGCAGATAGGACAACTCCAGCCTTCTGAGCTTGTTGTTGCCCTCATTATTGCAGATTTGGCAGCAGTCCCTATGGCTAATGTGGGTATTCCTCTAATCAGCGGTATAATCCCCATAATCACACTTTTCATCATGGAAGAGCTTCTTTCCTATATATCAATGAAGAGCGAACGTGCCAGAGGCATCATTTGCGGCAAGCCCAGCATCCTCATCGAGCGGGGAGTAATTCTGGAGAAAGAGCTTAGAAGGATAAGATACAATATCAATGACCTGTTGGAGCAAATGAGGCTCAAGAATTTCCCCAACCTGGAGGACATAGACTATGCCATTCTTGAGACCAGCGGGCAATTAAGCGTGATTCCCAAGCCCGAAGTCAAGCCCGCCACTATAAAAGACCTGAACATTAAGCCAACGGCACAGAATCTGCCTGTCACGATAATAATCGACGGGAGAGTAATTTCAGATAACCTTTATAAAGTTGGTTTGAGTAATGATTGGCTTTCAAATGAGCTTAAAACAAATAAAATCAAGTCAGCAAAAGATGTGTTCTTCGCTTATCTTAACCCCGAAAGTAAGCTCGTTTATCAGCTTAACGGAAATCTTCAAAAAAGGAAGTGA
- a CDS encoding DUF4363 family protein, with protein sequence MKPLIIIIILTILLIVGGCLTLYALNSESQELSSNLSTLEEDIENQNWNEASRKLEEFHNKWDKTSKVWSMLIDHYEIDNIELVLSQLISYVKTEDKNEALSQMSSLRTLIKHIPAKESFNLQNVF encoded by the coding sequence TTGAAACCCCTTATAATTATTATTATACTCACAATATTGCTGATAGTTGGAGGTTGTCTCACCCTTTATGCGCTGAATTCTGAATCCCAAGAGCTTAGCAGCAATCTTTCAACTCTTGAAGAAGATATAGAAAATCAGAATTGGAATGAGGCATCCAGAAAGCTTGAGGAATTTCACAACAAATGGGATAAGACAAGCAAAGTATGGTCTATGCTTATTGACCACTACGAAATTGATAATATAGAATTGGTTCTGTCGCAGCTTATTTCTTATGTAAAAACTGAGGATAAAAATGAAGCCCTGTCACAGATGTCATCTTTGAGAACGCTTATAAAACACATACCTGCCAAAGAATCCTTTAACCTTCAGAATGTTTTTTGA
- a CDS encoding MFS transporter, producing MSQNSIVNKYFPALTHRDYRLFWTGQCISLIGTWMQTVGQSWLVYQITDSSLKLGIISALQFTPMLLFSLPIGALIDRHSKKRVLFIVQIIMALNAFLLAFLVWKGIASYGTIALQALLLGTLNCVDMPVRQSYMAELASKEHLMNAIALNSTIFNAARIIGPAVAGLAFSFFGATVCFLINGLSFIPVLINIYRIQTEGKCSNSKQGVKISHEIREGLKYIAGNPVISTTILMLAFSNTIIMNFNILIPVMAKTVLNGDSRAYGFLMTALGLGAFTGALSLAVTSYKGLRMKLLMGAYLSLSVCVFIIGYQTKFIYAFLMFMLAGWSMTSALSSSNTCVQTNSPDGMRGRIMSVYSLVAGGAIPIGSMYAGTMLEKFGAGFTFKVSGMAGIVFMLAVIILRYKLVANHRAQSTSA from the coding sequence ATGTCTCAAAACAGTATTGTTAACAAATATTTTCCGGCTTTAACGCATAGAGATTATAGACTTTTTTGGACAGGACAATGCATTTCTTTAATTGGTACATGGATGCAGACTGTGGGACAGTCTTGGTTGGTATATCAGATTACCGACTCTTCTCTCAAACTCGGTATAATAAGTGCACTTCAATTTACTCCGATGCTGCTTTTCTCACTGCCTATAGGAGCTTTAATCGACAGGCACTCTAAAAAGAGAGTGCTTTTCATTGTACAGATAATTATGGCACTAAATGCTTTTTTACTTGCGTTTCTAGTATGGAAAGGTATTGCTTCCTATGGGACAATTGCCTTGCAGGCTTTACTGCTTGGAACCCTGAACTGCGTAGATATGCCTGTACGACAGTCTTATATGGCGGAGCTGGCTTCAAAGGAACATCTTATGAACGCGATTGCACTGAATTCCACCATTTTCAATGCCGCCAGGATTATAGGCCCTGCTGTGGCAGGACTGGCTTTTAGCTTTTTTGGAGCTACTGTCTGCTTTCTAATAAATGGTTTATCATTTATTCCGGTTTTAATCAACATTTATAGAATCCAAACAGAAGGAAAGTGCTCAAATAGCAAGCAAGGGGTAAAAATAAGCCATGAAATAAGGGAAGGTCTAAAATATATAGCTGGCAATCCTGTCATTAGTACAACCATATTGATGCTGGCTTTCAGCAATACTATTATTATGAATTTCAATATACTGATACCTGTAATGGCAAAGACGGTCCTAAATGGTGATTCAAGGGCTTATGGATTTTTAATGACTGCACTGGGTCTGGGCGCTTTTACAGGAGCACTTTCATTGGCAGTTACAAGCTATAAGGGATTAAGGATGAAGCTGCTTATGGGAGCTTACTTGAGTTTGAGCGTTTGTGTTTTCATAATAGGATATCAGACAAAGTTTATATATGCATTTTTGATGTTCATGCTGGCAGGATGGTCAATGACCTCTGCGTTGTCCTCATCCAACACCTGTGTGCAGACCAATTCTCCAGATGGTATGAGGGGAAGGATTATGAGTGTATACTCTTTGGTGGCGGGTGGAGCTATACCTATCGGAAGCATGTATGCAGGCACTATGTTGGAAAAATTCGGTGCGGGTTTTACCTTCAAGGTCAGTGGTATGGCAGGTATTGTGTTCATGCTTGCGGTAATAATATTAAGGTATAAATTGGTTGCGAATCATAGAGCACAAAGCACAAGCGCATAA
- a CDS encoding SAM-dependent methyltransferase produces the protein MLESLEKKLANILGSIESRLEENILFFKGIDVEYIRSGKTAKAKVYINGDKLSFDFQKVKTPINPSDLSEMIIRSGKEYEDCIINYSERGSGIVISTEKNNVKINYTNKEQDMANLHDDVSARTNRTYLVRAGEADAVLREIGILTAEGKVKNDMIRKYNQIDHFVELVEALIKEQGDKENITVLDCACGKSYLSFVLNFYIKEKLKKNCYFIGLDISEQVISSSRKMAQNLGYKNMEFHQIDIQNYQPTKKIDIVISLHGCDVATDMAIAAGVRYEAGGIIVIPCCHRELLSQYEYKPFSEIIKYGVLKARIADALTDGIRGLLLEAMGYEASIVEYISPLDTPKNLMIRAVKKSARNRKAYEEYLRLKESLGINPALARLLNI, from the coding sequence ATGTTGGAATCACTGGAAAAAAAGCTTGCAAACATACTAGGCAGTATAGAATCCAGACTTGAGGAAAATATATTGTTTTTCAAGGGAATAGACGTAGAATATATAAGAAGCGGGAAGACTGCAAAAGCCAAGGTATACATTAACGGAGACAAATTAAGCTTTGATTTTCAAAAGGTAAAGACCCCGATAAACCCTTCTGATTTAAGTGAAATGATAATAAGGTCAGGAAAGGAATATGAAGACTGCATCATAAACTATTCTGAGAGAGGCAGCGGCATTGTCATTAGCACAGAAAAGAACAACGTAAAGATAAATTATACTAACAAGGAACAGGATATGGCAAATCTTCATGATGATGTTTCTGCCAGAACTAACAGAACTTATCTTGTCAGGGCCGGAGAGGCTGATGCCGTACTGAGGGAAATCGGCATACTCACCGCAGAGGGCAAGGTGAAAAATGATATGATTAGGAAGTATAACCAGATAGACCACTTTGTCGAACTTGTTGAAGCGCTTATTAAGGAACAAGGGGACAAGGAGAATATTACGGTGCTTGACTGCGCATGCGGGAAGTCATATCTCTCCTTCGTGCTTAACTTTTATATAAAGGAGAAGCTGAAAAAGAACTGCTATTTCATAGGTCTTGATATATCTGAGCAGGTTATAAGCTCCTCCAGGAAAATGGCACAGAACCTGGGCTATAAGAATATGGAGTTTCATCAGATTGATATTCAAAACTATCAACCCACAAAAAAGATTGATATAGTCATAAGCCTGCATGGCTGTGATGTAGCTACAGATATGGCAATAGCAGCCGGAGTCAGATATGAGGCGGGAGGCATAATAGTTATACCATGCTGCCACAGAGAGCTTCTCAGCCAGTATGAGTACAAACCCTTTAGTGAAATAATCAAGTATGGAGTGCTTAAAGCGAGGATAGCCGATGCTCTGACTGACGGCATAAGGGGGCTTCTGCTGGAAGCAATGGGCTATGAAGCCTCAATTGTTGAATACATATCGCCATTGGATACACCAAAGAACTTGATGATCAGGGCAGTAAAAAAGAGTGCCAGAAATAGGAAAGCTTATGAGGAGTATCTGCGATTGAAGGAAAGTCTTGGAATTAACCCTGCATTGGCAAGGCTGCTGAATATATAG
- a CDS encoding DUF362 domain-containing protein, producing MRKRIIQDPVVAIVDAAKSNNCVEDALNMINAPNMIKQGACVVITANMVDNKAASTGTVVHPDLLRKIIKYVKNYKPSRIVVAAGSGGAPTMQVFEEIGFSKVIKDEEIEFIDLNYGPYTEISLNHDIVPSTKINKLCEEMDVHISFTPIKMHKEATASLGIKNMALSWPPAEIHGMPKKKLGIHEDLHNFIAAMGEVVPIDITILSGMNGMVWTGPSDGKAVSSNLIVAGTDPVAADAVAARMLGLLPQAVHYLFELHRRGLGQADATKMIIKGLSLIQAEEMFSMAALGQSIAIDRPRVRTFHGD from the coding sequence GTGCGTAAAAGAATAATTCAAGACCCTGTTGTAGCAATTGTCGACGCTGCAAAATCAAATAACTGTGTGGAAGATGCACTAAACATGATAAATGCTCCAAATATGATAAAACAGGGAGCATGCGTGGTTATAACTGCAAATATGGTAGACAATAAGGCTGCAAGCACAGGCACAGTTGTGCATCCTGACTTATTGAGAAAAATAATAAAGTATGTTAAGAATTATAAGCCTTCAAGGATAGTGGTTGCAGCGGGCTCCGGCGGTGCACCGACAATGCAGGTCTTTGAAGAAATCGGCTTTAGCAAGGTAATAAAGGATGAGGAGATAGAATTCATCGACCTGAATTATGGTCCTTATACCGAAATCAGCCTGAATCATGATATTGTACCTTCAACGAAAATAAACAAGCTGTGCGAGGAAATGGACGTACATATATCCTTTACTCCAATAAAAATGCATAAAGAGGCCACTGCATCCCTGGGTATAAAAAATATGGCGCTATCATGGCCCCCTGCTGAAATTCATGGAATGCCCAAGAAAAAACTCGGCATACATGAGGATCTGCATAACTTCATTGCTGCAATGGGGGAGGTGGTTCCGATAGATATTACAATACTTTCGGGGATGAATGGAATGGTTTGGACAGGGCCCAGTGATGGAAAGGCAGTAAGCTCCAATCTTATTGTAGCCGGTACGGATCCTGTTGCGGCAGACGCTGTTGCTGCCAGAATGCTGGGCTTGCTTCCTCAAGCAGTGCACTATCTCTTTGAGCTGCACAGAAGAGGTTTGGGTCAGGCAGATGCAACCAAAATGATAATAAAGGGCTTATCGCTTATACAAGCAGAGGAAATGTTCAGCATGGCTGCTTTAGGTCAGAGTATTGCTATTGACAGGCCAAGAGTGCGTACTTTTCATGGAGATTAA
- a CDS encoding GerW family sporulation protein, which produces MEGKTPVNESLETLFTHLERFLKTETVIGEPIVVGETTLIPIITVAFGCGGGGGGGKDEKGNDGMGTGVGVGAKISPDAVIVIREDAVTMLPVKSRSNIEKLVSMVPEIVKKIKLRKEDKGCCAEDKSE; this is translated from the coding sequence ATGGAAGGAAAAACACCAGTAAATGAAAGCTTGGAAACCCTGTTCACCCATCTGGAAAGATTCCTGAAGACTGAAACAGTCATAGGGGAGCCAATAGTTGTAGGTGAAACAACACTTATTCCTATTATCACAGTAGCATTCGGCTGCGGCGGCGGTGGCGGCGGCGGCAAGGACGAAAAGGGCAACGACGGCATGGGAACAGGTGTAGGAGTTGGTGCCAAGATATCTCCTGATGCTGTAATAGTTATCAGAGAAGATGCAGTTACAATGCTTCCGGTAAAGAGCAGATCAAACATTGAAAAGCTCGTGAGCATGGTTCCTGAGATAGTAAAGAAGATAAAGCTCAGGAAGGAAGACAAAGGCTGCTGCGCAGAAGACAAGAGCGAATAG
- a CDS encoding RluA family pseudouridine synthase gives MHNKYEISCGENRIYILDYMSGTLGFSARQAKRLLKDKKVLINGKAAYRDNRLKNGDILEVDLAEESREDIRAEDIELSIIYEDDYILAVNKPPYMLVHPTPNHPAGTLLNAVANHFRKQGKEASLRLLNRLDMNTSGIVVIPKSAAVHRTLDERMKDGSIKKYYIAIIQGVIKPEKGIIDKPIGKNEEDPIRRTVASDGQPAVTAYETLSKSKGCSMVRLELLTGRTHQIRVHLSHLGCPIIGDTLYGEESRLIGRQALHASDMELPHPLGKGIIKLHAELPADIISLAAELELE, from the coding sequence ATGCATAACAAGTATGAGATTAGCTGTGGAGAAAACAGAATATATATTCTTGATTATATGTCGGGAACTCTTGGCTTTTCAGCAAGACAAGCAAAGAGACTCCTAAAGGATAAGAAAGTACTCATAAACGGAAAAGCAGCATACAGGGACAACAGACTTAAGAATGGAGATATTCTGGAAGTCGATTTGGCGGAAGAGTCCAGAGAGGACATTAGAGCTGAAGATATAGAGCTGTCGATAATTTATGAAGACGACTATATATTGGCAGTTAATAAGCCGCCTTACATGCTGGTGCACCCTACACCCAACCACCCTGCAGGGACGCTGCTGAATGCAGTTGCCAATCATTTCAGAAAGCAGGGTAAGGAAGCATCGCTGCGCTTATTGAACCGGCTGGATATGAATACATCAGGTATAGTTGTAATCCCTAAAAGTGCAGCAGTTCATCGGACTCTTGATGAAAGGATGAAGGATGGCAGCATAAAAAAGTATTATATAGCAATAATACAAGGGGTTATTAAGCCGGAAAAAGGGATAATAGACAAACCAATCGGAAAGAATGAAGAAGACCCCATTAGGAGAACAGTTGCAAGCGATGGGCAGCCAGCAGTTACAGCATATGAGACACTAAGCAAATCCAAGGGCTGCTCAATGGTGCGTCTGGAGCTTTTGACAGGGAGGACGCATCAGATAAGGGTGCATCTTAGCCATTTGGGATGTCCAATAATAGGGGATACATTGTATGGAGAAGAAAGCAGACTCATCGGAAGACAGGCCTTGCATGCGTCAGACATGGAGCTTCCACATCCCTTGGGGAAAGGTATAATCAAGCTGCATGCTGAGCTGCCGGCTGATATCATCAGCCTCGCTGCTGAACTGGAATTGGAGTGA
- a CDS encoding RluA family pseudouridine synthase, with protein sequence MFEIKMTENESGQRVDRFLRKYLKDSTLGDIYKLFRKNKIKLNGKKAKENQMLNEGDVLQLYIEKPETEAKEDLPLPKPAKSLDVIFEDKNVIIVNKPAGLLTHPDKPGDTDTLIDRALYHIYKKKGAEQSETFSPAVCNRLDRNTGGIVIVAKNYKTLKAVNHTIRERGMQKLYLCIVAGKMEKSGEIKAFLKKDEGRNISSIRDTDEGEGKAIHTIFKTLAVSDTITELGMRFSLLEVELVTGRSHQIRAHFASLGHPLAGDMKYGDKYINEYFRKYYGLKYQYLYAYKVAFQEVHQDISYLKGKSFVCRLPANDAKIAGKLFGMEGI encoded by the coding sequence ATGTTCGAAATCAAAATGACTGAAAATGAATCAGGTCAAAGGGTAGACCGGTTTCTCAGAAAATACTTGAAGGACTCTACGCTGGGGGACATATACAAGCTCTTCAGGAAGAATAAGATTAAGCTGAATGGCAAGAAAGCAAAAGAAAATCAGATGCTCAATGAGGGAGATGTGCTGCAGCTATATATTGAAAAGCCGGAAACCGAAGCAAAAGAGGACTTGCCTTTGCCAAAACCGGCTAAAAGCCTGGACGTAATATTCGAGGATAAGAATGTAATAATTGTCAATAAACCTGCCGGATTGCTGACTCACCCTGATAAGCCGGGAGATACTGACACACTTATAGACAGAGCATTATACCATATATACAAGAAAAAAGGAGCAGAGCAGTCGGAGACGTTTTCTCCCGCTGTATGCAACAGACTGGACAGGAACACTGGAGGCATTGTAATTGTAGCTAAGAACTACAAGACCTTAAAGGCTGTGAACCACACCATAAGAGAGAGAGGAATGCAAAAGCTCTACCTGTGCATAGTGGCAGGGAAAATGGAAAAGAGCGGAGAAATAAAAGCCTTTCTTAAGAAGGATGAAGGAAGAAATATTTCTTCAATCCGGGATACTGATGAAGGGGAAGGTAAGGCAATACATACAATTTTCAAAACTCTTGCAGTATCAGATACAATAACGGAATTGGGAATGCGGTTTTCTCTTTTGGAAGTGGAGCTGGTAACAGGCAGGTCCCATCAGATAAGAGCCCATTTCGCAAGCTTGGGGCACCCCCTTGCAGGTGATATGAAGTATGGGGATAAGTATATTAATGAATACTTTAGAAAATATTACGGACTGAAATATCAGTATCTTTATGCATATAAGGTGGCATTTCAAGAGGTACACCAGGATATAAGCTACTTAAAGGGAAAAAGCTTCGTATGCAGACTGCCGGCGAATGATGCAAAGATAGCCGGCAAGCTGTTTGGGATGGAGGGAATATAA
- a CDS encoding cupin domain-containing protein → MTTQQAVIRNQKDVEPVKNPKHKVVYGRLLSGEKENGRLSAHLTTIKPGGEILPHIHEVLEVIYIIQGEGSALVNGERKKAEPGTIVVANVGSEHGFLNTGDTDIVMYCVFSPGIA, encoded by the coding sequence ATGACTACTCAACAAGCGGTAATAAGGAATCAGAAGGATGTTGAACCTGTAAAAAACCCTAAACACAAGGTCGTGTACGGCAGATTACTTTCTGGAGAAAAGGAGAATGGCAGGCTTTCTGCACACCTGACTACTATAAAGCCAGGTGGAGAAATACTTCCTCATATCCATGAAGTACTTGAGGTGATTTATATAATACAAGGCGAAGGCTCGGCATTGGTTAACGGTGAGAGGAAGAAGGCGGAGCCGGGAACAATAGTAGTTGCTAATGTTGGAAGCGAGCACGGATTTTTAAATACCGGGGACACAGATATCGTGATGTATTGTGTATTCTCACCCGGAATTGCATAA
- a CDS encoding RNA polymerase sigma factor: MHVEASIIARCKKHDKAAFVELFKMYERYLFKLCYSYVQNQQDALDITQEVYIKVFKNISKFDEKMPFHPWFRAVTVNTCINFKRVCRYDSVSLNSKDEDDKSLEEVIPAQNDVENEVLDKELGRLIRENLEGLKPKHRMVLVLRYYEGLSYEEISVVLKEPLGTVKTDIYRARNILKEKLRNVLINQNDINRTK; encoded by the coding sequence GTGCACGTTGAAGCCAGCATTATTGCTCGGTGCAAGAAGCATGATAAGGCTGCTTTCGTCGAGCTTTTCAAAATGTATGAAAGATATCTGTTTAAGCTGTGTTACAGCTATGTGCAGAATCAGCAGGACGCCCTGGATATAACTCAGGAGGTCTACATAAAAGTATTCAAAAATATATCGAAATTTGATGAAAAAATGCCATTCCATCCCTGGTTTAGAGCTGTTACAGTCAATACGTGCATTAACTTCAAAAGGGTATGCAGATATGATTCAGTGTCGCTCAATTCAAAGGATGAAGATGACAAATCCCTTGAAGAGGTAATCCCAGCACAAAATGATGTGGAAAATGAGGTATTGGATAAGGAATTGGGGCGACTGATAAGAGAAAACCTTGAAGGCCTCAAACCTAAGCATAGAATGGTATTGGTTCTTAGATACTACGAAGGATTGAGCTATGAGGAAATCTCGGTAGTGCTAAAGGAACCCCTTGGCACTGTTAAAACGGATATATACAGGGCGAGAAATATTTTGAAGGAAAAGCTAAGGAATGTTTTGATAAATCAAAACGATATAAATCGTACAAAGTAG
- a CDS encoding DUF2953 domain-containing protein has product MLLVLIILKILLYLLFFLVGLVLLLLIIPFNYSGQVLASDGLRAQIALGWAWRMLGISAEIEGESVDITLRILDKRVYKLKGREAGTKEEKPEHKPEEKKKEKKTRKGFSLKDIVNREFINEILEYLKRVLDIAKPKYFHLYGTYGFEDPSLTGMACGVSGIISSIIPHARLHLNPDFTQEIMDLDLRAEGSMVVGSLAYQTIRTVFKKPIRKILFRKRKS; this is encoded by the coding sequence ATGTTATTAGTGCTTATAATTCTGAAAATATTGCTCTATTTGCTGTTTTTCCTGGTAGGGCTGGTGCTGCTTTTGCTGATTATACCCTTTAATTACTCAGGCCAGGTACTTGCTTCTGATGGACTCAGGGCACAGATTGCTTTGGGCTGGGCATGGAGAATGCTTGGAATAAGTGCAGAGATAGAAGGGGAATCTGTGGATATAACCTTACGCATACTGGATAAGAGAGTATACAAGCTGAAGGGCAGGGAAGCTGGTACAAAAGAGGAAAAGCCGGAACACAAGCCTGAAGAAAAGAAAAAAGAAAAAAAGACAAGAAAAGGGTTTAGCTTAAAGGATATTGTCAATAGGGAATTTATAAATGAAATCCTTGAGTATCTCAAAAGAGTACTAGATATTGCAAAGCCAAAGTATTTTCATTTATATGGGACTTATGGCTTCGAAGATCCATCCTTGACGGGAATGGCGTGCGGTGTCTCTGGAATAATTAGCAGCATTATCCCCCATGCAAGACTTCACCTAAACCCGGATTTTACTCAAGAGATAATGGATTTGGACTTGCGTGCTGAGGGAAGTATGGTAGTCGGAAGCTTGGCATACCAGACAATCAGGACAGTATTTAAAAAGCCGATCAGGAAAATTTTGTTCAGAAAGAGAAAAAGTTGA